The DNA window TGGGCTTCTTGAATGGAGACATTGGTCTTTCCCACCAGCTCTCTCTGGAGAAACTCATTGGCCAGAAGCTCTCTTTCGATCTGCTTCAGCCTCGCTGCAATCCTTCTGTCCTCATCGAAACCCTGCCTAATGGCCTCCTGATAGAGCAGTTCCGTGTTTATCCATGTCTGCACAAAGGCCATCTTTTGCACTGGAGTGAGGCTCATTGCGTACTCTAAAGGAATATCGGCATTGAACTCCTGGACCGTGAGGACGCTGTCATCGACCCTGGCAAGAGCATCGCCTTTGGCAACATCCTCCTTGCATCCGAGAGAAGATGCCAAGATTGCCACGACTACGAAGGGAACGGTTCTGTTCATTTGATCTCCTAGGGGAAGAAAACGTTTTCTACGCTCTAGGAGGCCTTTTTCTTTTCGGCCTCCTGCTCCATGTACTCCTTCTCCTTCTTCTTTCCTACTTCCTCGAGCAGTCGCTCGTCGATCGTGACAGGATATTTTTCTTTCAGCTCAGCTATGAACACTTCATCATTCTTCTTGATGTTTGCTCGTTTGAGATCTCTTTGGACCAGTCTCTGTACATCTTCAAAGTCCCGCATCTCCATGGGTTCTCTATCGGTCACCTGGATAATTGCCCAGCCATCTTTGGTTTCTATGGGCTGGGAAAGCTGACCGACCTTTAGCTCTTTAGCGACCTTGAATATGTTGGGATATTTTCTCTCATTCACAACACCCAGTTTCCCGCCGTTCCTTTTCGATGGGTGGATTGATTTTTTCTCAGCTAGCCTTTTGAAACCCTCTCCCTTCTGGAGACGCAGCAGTATGTTTTTCGCCTGATCTTCAGTTGCAGTCACGATTGCAGACACCTGGTTTCTCTCAGGTATTGCATACTTCTCCTTGTTTGCTTCGTACTCGGCCTTTACCTCTTCATCAGTAGGCTCGCTCTTTGATTCAATCACCTCGCTATGGAGAAGACTGACCATTCGCCTGTCACGTTCGCGCTCAATCTCGGCCCTAACCTCTTTTGTCCTGTCGAACCCTTTCTCTAGGGCTTGATGGACCAGCATCTCTTCTACGAGGAGCATTTCCACCCATTGCTTGAGAGCTTCCGGAGTGTCAACAGATGACCTTGGAGGTGACTTCTCTCCCCGCTCCAAGATCTTGCCCACGGTCCACTTTTCATATCTTGTGGTTACCAGAACCTTTTTCTTCTCCTCGTCTGACACATTGGGAAGTGATGCTTGAGCCCAGGGAGAAAGTCTTTCCTGTGGGACCTTCTCCGCGACGGACTTGACCACATTCTCATCGTACTGCATGTCAGCAAGCTTCTTGATCCGCTCAATATATGATTCGGCTGTCGCTCTCATCTTTTTCTGCGTCAATCCGCTTTCGATTCGCTTCTTCATCTCTTCAAATGGCCTCTGCTCTACCTTTCTCCTTTCGATGAGCTTTACTATGTGCCAGCCGTTGTCGCCTTCAATAGGTGCTGATATCTCCCCGGGTTCCAGTTTATGGGCAGCATAGAACACCTCATCTGGCAGCCGAATGCGTCCCAGAGTTCCCCATCCTAGCGATCCTCCCTTTGCTTTCGTGGAGGCATCCATGGATTTCACCTTGGCCAGCGTATCGAAGTCAGCACCCTCCTCCAATGAGTTGTAGATAGACTTCGCCTCATCCTTCGTGGTGAGCAGTATGTGCTTCAGGTTCAGTTCCTCAGAACTCATGTCGTATGTTTTCCTGACCTCTCTAGAACTAACCTTCGCCTTGTCCGCGATCTCTACTTTGTACAGCTGGTTGATAATGCGTGTTCTCTTCTTGGCCTCCACCAGGTCTATAACTTCTTCTCTTTCACCGTAACCTCTGGCCCTTGCCTCATTCAGTTGAAGTTTTTCATCTATGAGAGTGTTCAGAATCCGTTCTTTGGCGGCTCTCCTCTCTTCATCAGTGTACAGGCCCCTGGGCGAATACTGTTTTTCGAGTTCCCCAAGGGTGATCTCGAGATCACCCACTGTGGCAACGGTTCTGTCTTCCATCTTCTTGCAGCCAGAGGCGATCCCCAGCACAAAAAGAGTGACAAAGAATATAACGAACCTACGAGACATCTAACACCTCCATTGGACAATTTACTTGGCAAACCGGGCCTTGTATTCTATAGAATCACTCCAGCAAATGCAATAGCTTTTTTATGATGTTGAATCTTTTCAAGCCCTCATCTCCCAATGCCACCCTCATCATCAGGCCGCGCTCTGTGAAGAACTGAATGGGGGCAGGCCAGCTCTTTAATACTCTTCCCATTGTTTCCGAACCCGGATCAAAAGATTTCTCAAAATGCAGTTCTGCCCATCTGCCAGAGAGAGCCACCCTCCTTATGCCGAGCTTTGAGGCAAGAATCCTCACCTCTACACCATCCAGGAGGTTCTGGCACACCTCAGGGGCAGGTCCAAACCTGTCCACAAGCTCATCCCGGATTTCTGCCAGTCTCTGCTCGCTGGAAATTGCCACGAGCCTCTTGTACAGAGCAATCTTGTGCTGTGCGTCAGGGATATAGGAATTGGGAATATAGGCGTCACAGTCGAGCGAAATGGAGGTTATCACCTTTCTCTCTGGCAGTTCACCCTTCAGCTCTGACACAGTTTCTGCAAGGAGCTGGCAGTAAAGATCATATCCCACTGCATGGATGTATCCATGTTGCTCCGGGCCCAAAAGATTCCCCGCCCCCCTTATCTCGAGGTCTCTCAAAGCGAGTTTGTAGCCAGAGCCCAGTTCCCTGTAGGAGAGTATAGCTGAAAGTCTTTCGCGCGCCTCCCTTGTTATCCTTCTCCCTTTTGGGATGAGGATGAGGCAGTAGGCTCTCCTGTCTGAGCGGCCCACCCTCCCTCTGAGCTGGTGAAGCTGGGCCAGACCGAACTTATCACCCCGGTTGATTATCATGGTGTTGACATTGGGGATGTCCATTCCTGATTCGATTATGGTGCTGGTGATGAGGACATCGTAACATCTGTCAAGAAAATCGACTATGACCGATTCCAGCTCTCTTTCTCGCATCTGTCCATGGGCGACGCCTATTTTCAATTGGGGTAGTAGTCCATGGATGAAAGATGCCATAGAATCTATGGTCTGGACCCTGTTGTGAACGAAGTAGACCTGACCTCCTCTGTCAATCTCTCTCAAGATGTATTCAACGATCAGTTCTTCATCCCAGGGGGACACTTCGGTATGGACAGACAGTCTGCCCTTGGGAGCTGTGTCTATGGTGCTCATATCTCTCACACCCACCAGGGACATATACAACGTTCTGGGGATCGGCGTGGCGCTCATGGTCAGAACATCAACCAGTTTTCTCAGCTTCTTGATCTTCTCCTTGTGTCTTACCCCGAACCTCTGCTCTTCATCGATGATAAGGAGGCCGAGGTCGCTGAAAACGATGTCGTCACTCAACAGCCTGTGCGTACCTATTATTATTTCAATCTTCTCCTCGCTCAGCTCTCGAAGCAACCGTTTCTGTTCGGCAGAGGTCTTGAACCTGGAAATCACCTCGCACCTGATGGGGAATCGTTTCAGTCTCTCGCAGAATGTATTGTAATGCTGCTGGGCTAGTATTGTGGTGGGAGCTAGAAGAGCAACCTGTTTTTCAGCCATGACCGCTTTGAACGCGGCCCTCAGGGCGACTTCTGTTTTACCATATCCGACCTCACCACATATGAGCCTGTCCATTGGCCTCTCGGACTCCATGTCCTTTTTTATCTCAGCTAACGTCTCCAGCTGATCCTCAGTCTCATCAAAGACGAACGACGCTTCCAATTCGGCCTGCCACGGAACGTCCTCGGGAGATGCCATTCCCTTCATGGCAGCTCTTGCAGCGTATATGTCAAGGAGTTCTCGGGTCATGTCAAGCACGGCCTTCCTCGCTTTGTTCTTGGTTTTCTCCCAGGATTTCGTTCCGAGCTTGGTCAGGGCTGGTGGCCTTTCATGTGACCCTACGTATCTTTGTACGAGGTGCATGTTTTCTATCGGAACGAATATTTTGTCCGCGCCTGCATATTTCAAAAAAAGACAGTCACTCTCTGCCCCTCTCACATTCACCCGTTCTATACCTTCAAATCTGGCAATTCCATAGTCTGTATGAACCACGATGTCCCCTGGCTTGAGGGTCAAAAGGCTTTCAATTGGTATGCCCGCCTTGAACTTTGGTCGCCTTCTTCGCGGTTCGCGGCCGAAGATATCTTTCTCAGTGAATACTGCAAGATGCGCGTCTTGTAGCAGAAAACCCGAAGAGAGTATCCCTACAACAACTCCAACTTCGGTCTCTGATAGTACCTCAGTCATCCTCTCCTTCTGGCCTTCACTCTGGGACAGCACGAAGGTAGCGTAACCTTCTTGCCGTAAATTCTCTAGATCCTTCTTCAAAAGCTGCAGATTCTTCTCGTAATGTGTTTGCGGTTTCAGTGGCACATCCAATTCGGCCCGTGCGGAGAGGACGATGGTTGGATGCGAGCTCTGCAACCTCTCAAGAGATGAAGGGTCAAAAGCCTGATCGTTCGAATCTGAGTCTTCCACTTCTGCAGAGAGGAGCCATGTTTCGTCGAATAAGATCACCCACCGGGGATTTATGTATTCTGAGAAGCCGACAAAGGGTTTTCCGCTGTCATCCTGGGGCAACGGCTCCCTGAACGGGAGCACGCGGATTCTGTTCAAGAACGATATCGACCTTTGGGTCAAGGGATCGAACTCTCTTATAGATTCGATCACATCAGCTGAGAACTCTATTCTGAAAGGATTTTCGGTGTCAAAGGGATAGACATCAACTATCCCTCCCCTCACCGCCATCTCGCCAACATTCTCCACGGCAGACATCCTCTCGAATCCGCTATCGCTCAAAGCTTCTATCAGTTTGTCCCTGTCGATCTGATCGCCTTTTGAGATGCTTTGAATTAGACCACGGAAAAGATCTGGGGAGATGACTGGCTGCAGGATCGCTCTGGGTGTGGCAACGATTGCGGCTGTTCCAGGCTCTAGCGCACCGTGGAGCGCACATATCCTCTGTTCAGCAGTCTCCAGCGAGGGCTCCACATCTTCAGGTCTTGATGGGAGACTGAAAGCTGCAGCAGTCAATGAGAGGAGGTCGTGATAGAAAGTGAAAGCCTCGTCCTCCTCAGCAACCGTCAGCAGCACGGGATTGCCTATCGTTTCCCATATCAGTGCTGCAAGGAGAGGCTTTGCCGAGCCGGTGAGGCCAGAAACTGAAAGCCTTCTTTTGCCAGATCTAAGGGCAGATAAGATTCCTTCGAATGACGGTGAGTGAGATGCTCGATCTACGATTTCTCTGAGCGGAATCAATCCTTGTCCTCACCTTTGAATTTGTACCTCAGAGAGTAGGAAAACCTGATTTCCCTGCAGGATTCGAGTTCCCTCTTCTGTTCGGCCGAGATTGCATCGGAATCGAGAAGCTTATTCACCATGTCCTCTCTGACGCCCTGAACTTCTTCGACCAGCCCAAGATTGTTCAAGACTTCAATCAGCCTCTCTTCGTCCCACTTTGGCCTCCTCGTCTTGACCTGGGACATCACGATATTGTCCACGAACAGCCTTGTGTAGCCTTCAACCCCCATGTAGCCCTCAATCTTCGTGGCCAGCTCGTCTACTTGAGCATTTGAGGTTCTAACAATCTCTTTGAGTCTAATGTACTCTCTAACAGTATCCTTGATATCGATTCCATCAAAGACCTCGGTCTGTTCATCCTCGCTCTTGAATAGATGTTTCATTGCCGGACATAGATTCATGTAGTCGCAATACTTGCAGAGTCCTCCGGGCGTGGGGTCGAACTGGCCAGACTCGATTGCAGAAGCGGCACCAAGAACTCTTTTCTTGGCAGCTGTCCACGCCTCATCTGTGGGTTTAGTCTCAAAAAGGAAATCGAATTTCAGGAAGTGGAGTCGCATCAGTATGGGACGGCCGGGATAGAGGTCGTGTGCAAAGTGATGGTATATGGTCATCTGCGGGTCCTTATCAACCTCAGGCTGGGTGGGGAGCGTCTTTGATGTCTTGTAGTCTGTGATGAGGATAGTCCCGTCTTTGCTTCGGCTGACTCTGTCGAGCACCCCTACAAGAGTATGGTTTTCGAGAGGCAGTCGAAATCTCTGCTCAACTGCCAGCACCTCCTCTTCGAGGGGAACGTAAACTTGGTAGTAGTCTTCCAGCATCTTGATGCCGAGAGGCTTGTAGTCGGCCATACCTTCAGTCTCCGGCAGTTTGCTCCACCTCTTTTCGAATTCCTCCATCAGTTCTTCAAGGGCAGGTGTCTTCATGTTCCTGGGGTTGTGAAGAAATTCGAGCACCTCGTGGATGAGCTTGCCAAACTCAAGGTTCGCGTGCGGTTTTTCGGGGAGCCTGTCCACATAATGAAATTTATATCGCTGGGGGCAGGAGAGATACATCTGGACTTTGCTGTGAGAAAGCTCCAAGCCTACCTCTGGGTCCGGTGATAGGTTAGACTAGTGCTTCGATTCGCAAATACAGTGACATTCCATTCAAGGGACATTGCTCCAGGTTGCTCACTTAGCACTCGTTCTGAGTGAATGAATTCGTCATCGAATTTATGAATCGAAAGCCTAGACAGAAAAAACCTGTGATTGTGGATGTGGTTCACATCCCTGGCGCTGCAGTTCCCCTCCACCGGCCTGCTATGAACATCTCGGCAACAAGCACAATCAGAACCAGTATAATCAGAGGGTTGGTCAATTCAACACCCAATCTTACATCAAAGATGGACGAGCCCGGCTTCTCACCCCGGCCCAAGAACTGGGGACTCAGCTCCGCCAGGAGAGCTCTGACCTCCTCTTCTTCTGCTCTGCTCACGTCTGATTCCTTAGAGACCGGATTGACGGCGAAATATGCCAGGTTTGAGTCCGAAACAGCCATTGTGTATATTCCGGGTTCCTCTGTATCCTCGTATTCTGCATACATCCGGCCCGACCTTACTCTGGGCTTAATCCTGACGGGTCTGCCGTCGGGCGGTTTACACACTATCCCTTCAAGGCCACTGACAGACAGAGAAAGCCTTTCCCCCACATTCACATTGTAATCCCCCTCTTCTCCCAGGGATGGATACCGGAAGATGCGGTGGATGAGTGGGACGTATATGGCCTTGAGCGGGAGGTCGCTGGAAGAACCATCAAGAGGTATGGTGGAAAGGAAGACCTTTCCTTTTCCCGCGCTGGACTCAATGATGAATGGGGTTCCGTCAGAAAACCTGGCAATGACGCCGGAGGTTCCAGTACAAACCAACCTGTTGTAAACACGAGCAATACTCAAGTCACCCTTGTCCTTATCCTTGAATTGGGAGAAGACAGGATGAGTGTAGTCGGAGTATGTTATTCTGAGGAAAAAGGTCTTGTCTTTTGTTGCGGGTTGACCTTGCCTGACCCTGGCCGACGAGAGCTTCGGCAGCAGAACAGAATTGTAGAAGTGAATATCAGCTGAGGGCCCTAATGCCATAAACAGGCCTCCACCTTTCTGAACGAAGTTTGTAAGTCTCAGTACATCTGCTGAGGTGAGAGACGAGACGCCCAGCAGTGCAATCACCGAATAGTCTTTTAGATCAATCGATGGGAGTTCGCCCTTGCTGAAGGTCTTGGGGTTGAACATCGATAGACCTTTTTGCGGACTGAGGGCCGTCTCCACGTAGCCCCTTTTCGTGAGTCGCCTGTCCGATATGAGAGCCACCTTTATCTCGCCGGGTATCTCGAAGGATGTGAATCTGTAATTGTCGGCTGTGAGGTCATCTCTGCCTATCTCTACACGGAGGTGATGGAGTCCAGGCTCCTCCACGGAAAAAGCCAGCTCCACTGTCCGGCTTGAAGTGGCGGGGATGGGAACCTCTTTTACACCCATCTCACGGCCGTCGAGTCTGGAATGGAGTGAGACGTTCACATCTCTTGGGCTGTAATTCCTCAAGGTGGCGATGAACTCGACTCTGCCACGCTCAAAGATAAGGGGATCAGTCAGAACGAGATCCTCCAGGGCGACGTTGTGACCGTCTCCAGTCATGCCAGAGTCGAAGACGTACAGTCTCTTCCCCTTGCCGCCGTGAATTCCACCTCTGGAGAGAGACTCAAAGCCTGACCTCTGCATGTCTGTAAAAAGATACATCTCCCTGTTCAGATTCCTGGAGCCCTGGAGCATGGTCATTGCAATCTCGAGAGAGGGTCTGAAGTCCGTGTACCTTGAAGAGAGTTCTGCATCCATTATTGCGCTTCTCAAGAGGTGTTTGTCATGGACAGGATTTTCAAAGACAAGCCTGGAGATGTCTGATGCAAGGATTAGAGATGCTTCGTCCCCTTTGTCCATCAGTTTCAGAATTTCTTCTGCGGTGGTTTTAGCTCTGGAAAAACTGCTCTTGCCTTTTCCCACGCGGCCCATGCTGTAGGAGTTGTCCAATATGAATACCGAAGAGGCTCGCGCATGGGAACTGAGTGATCCGAAACTGGTCGATTTCAGAATGGGGCGGGAGATAGCGATGGCAAGTAGGACAACTGCCAGGCATCTGAGTATTAGAAGAAGCATCTCTCTTATGCGGAACCATCTCGTCTTTCTTCCTTCTATCCTCTTCAGGAACTCAAGAGAGGAGAACTCGATAACCTTGAGTCTTCTTCTGTAGAGAAGGTGAATCAGAAAGGGGATGATCCCTGCCGTAACTCCCAGAAGAAAAAGTGGATTCAAGAAAGTCATGGTGTCAACTCAATCTTTCCTTCCATGGGAAACATCGACACACCCATCTCCCCCCCATCGAAGATCGAAAACTGCGCAATGTCTCTGGTTCAACTGGTGGACGATCAGACTGGACTGCCTCCCTCAGGTCTTTTGCTTCCTAATGCAACCTTTTCCTTTTTGCAAGATAGGAAGTGAGGGCGAACCCGTATGGAGTGCTGGTATCAATTGGCACGTAATCAATGGAGTTTTCCCTGCATCTTCTTTTGTACGATTCCATGAAGGCCCTTACTCGCTGCCTGTACTCCCTTCTCAGGTGCTGAGGATGGACAGGGATTTCTTCATTCGTTTCCATGTCTCTGAAAATGGCAGACTTCTGGAAAGGGAACTCCAATTCGTATTTGTCCAGGACGTGAAAGACTATGACCTCATGCTTCTTGTGTCTGAAGTGCTTCAGGCTGAGAAGGACCTCTCTGGGATCATCCAGCAGGTCTGAAATGACTATGATAAGGCCACGCCTCTTTATTCTCTCGGCCAGCTCGTGAAATGTGACTGAAACGTTCGTCTCTCCCCCAGCAGAAAGACTATCCAGCTCCTTGAGGATGTTATGAAGGTGCAAAGCAGTTGACCTTGGTGGGATGTATCTTCTTATCTTTGTGTCAAAGGTGATGAGGCCAACTGAGTCCTGCTGCTGAAGCAGAAGAAATGAGAGGGAAGCAGCAAGGAGGGAAGAGTATTCCAATTTTGATATCGCTCCTGAACTGTAAGCCATGCTGCCACTTGCATCCAGCAGCACATAGCCTTTCATATTAGTCTCTTCCTCATACTCCTTGATATAGTATCTATCTGTCTTTCCCCAAACCTTCCAGTCTATCCTTCTGATTTCGTCTCCTTGCATGTACTGTCTGTGTTCGGTGAACTCAACGCTGAAACCTCTGTATGGGCTCTTGTGAAGGCCTGTAAGAAACCCCTCAACTACCAGTCTGGCCTTCAGGTCAAGGCCCTTCAGCTTTGTTACGACCTCAGGGTTCAGAAACCTTCTGTAAGATTGCTCTACAGGCATCAGCTTTCCTTTTTGTGAAGATCTTGAATAATTCTGTCAACGATGTCTGTTGAAGCAATCCCATCGGCTTCTGCGTTGAAGTTGGTCAAAACTCTGTGGCGGAGGACAGGCATGGCTACATCCCTCACGTCATCTTTTGAAGGGGTGTATCTGCCGTCTAGAACTGCTCTCGTCTTGGCACCCAGTATCAGGTACTGTGAAGCCCTTGGTCCTGCGCCCCACGCTACCCAGTCATTAATGTATTTGGGCGCTCCATCACTGTTTGGTCTGGTCATGCTTACCATGTTCACAGCATATTTGACAACGTGGTCTGAAACCGGAACTCTTCTCACCAATCTCTGGAGCTCCAGTATCTCCTGTGAATCAAGGACAGTTTGGAGACTCGCTTCGTATGCGCTGGTTGTAGTCCTGACAATCTCCTCTTCTTCCGAAGGGTTGGGATAATCGATGTATATGTTGAACATGAACCTGTCCAGTTGGGCTTCGGGAAGGGGATATGTCCCTTCCTGTTCAATGGGATTCTGCGTGGCAAAGACGAAAAATGGTAGATCCAGCGGATAAGTATTCCCTCCGGCGGTCACCTCGCACTCCTGCATCGCCTGAAGAAGTGCTGCCTGTGTTTTAGGAGGCGTCCTGTTGATTTCATCTGCGAGTATGATATTGGCAAATATGGGGCCTTTTGCAAACCGAAAACTTCTCTTCCCTGTGGCTGTGTCTTCGTCAATGATGTCTGTACCGGTGATGTCAGACGGCATCAGGTCTGGAGTGAACTGGATTCTGTTGAAGGAAAGTGAGAGGACTTGGGAAAGGGTGTTGACCAGCATCGTCTTTGCAAGTCCCGGTACTCCAACAATCAAACAGTGGCCGTTTGCAAGCAAGGCGGTCAAAAGCTGGTCTATCACCACCTTCTGTCCGACTATCACCTTCTCAATCTCTTTTTCAATCTTCTGACGAGCTTCTCTCAGCTTCTTTACGGCCTGGACATCTTTCTCGTTTTCAGTCATGTGACCTCCGTGGAGACAAAAAATGACGGACCTGCCTCCCGTCTTCCCATATTCTACTATACATATATTAGACTGTCAATAACTGAAAGAGTTCCCACCTAAAGCTGTACGCTGTACGCTGTACGAAAACCGCCCCCATGAATACCTTACGCGTTCGGCGCATCAGGTTTTGTAGGGGCAGGGCCTCAACATTTGAGATCGTAGATCGCAGATTTAAGATTGAAAGATAAGGATTGAGGCTCGAGATGAAGAACAGTGTGGGCGGTTCGCGAACTACCCCTACAAATTCGCCCGGGCTTACTCAATGCCCGATCATCGATCTTAGATCATCAATCTTAGTATCATGGGGACAGCCCCCCAATTTTACATGAAGTAATACTTGCATATTCCCGAAAATTCGAAAATGCGCACATGTGCAAATGCGGGAATGGGCAATAGCCTCAGGTGAATGCAATTCATGTCCGGAGATTCGACTTTCAAGGTTCGACCCCGAGCCGGCGAGGGTTTTCGCAGGGCAAAGTCATTATTGACATCAAACGCACAATCCGCTATGCTTCATCTGGTAGGTAGGAACTTTGTATGTCGCGGCGATGATGGGCTGTTAACTTGGGCAAGAAGGTTGAAGTCAGAATCACTGACATTAGATTCGCAGAAGAATAACAAGCATTTTTATCTGAAATCGTGTAACAGTCTCACAGTATCAATTCTGAGAACAGATGAGCATCAAAGCTAGTGATTCTCAAGGGTTTACAACTACTAACACTTAATACCTTCACAGCCAATGAAGCGGAAATGGTATCAAAGTAGAACCGTACAGGGAGCGGTAATTAGCGGAGTATTCGCTCTGCTGGCAGCTGTTGTGGTCACCCGCCCATGGACCTGGCGGATGCCATCACGTAGCCGAGTAGACCAGTATCCTGTTGAGGTAGACTCCCCTGAGTCCGTATCCGACTCAATTCAGATACTACAGCCGTTATCCCTGAAAGTCATACGAGGAGTGTCCAAAGGCCAGATGGATTCAGTGCTCATCAGTAGACGACGCTTTGAGAATCTACGGGGACTGAGTCCCCTGGAATCCGGGAAACAAATATCAGAGATTCCGTCCGGAACGTTTTTCTTTGCATCGACATACTATTTCGATACTCGGGGTGATAACATTACGGATGTGTTAAAAAGATGTGTTGCGCGCAGAATCCGAAGCTTGCCAGATTATATGTTTGAGATC is part of the candidate division TA06 bacterium genome and encodes:
- the mfd gene encoding transcription-repair coupling factor; the protein is MIPLREIVDRASHSPSFEGILSALRSGKRRLSVSGLTGSAKPLLAALIWETIGNPVLLTVAEEDEAFTFYHDLLSLTAAAFSLPSRPEDVEPSLETAEQRICALHGALEPGTAAIVATPRAILQPVISPDLFRGLIQSISKGDQIDRDKLIEALSDSGFERMSAVENVGEMAVRGGIVDVYPFDTENPFRIEFSADVIESIREFDPLTQRSISFLNRIRVLPFREPLPQDDSGKPFVGFSEYINPRWVILFDETWLLSAEVEDSDSNDQAFDPSSLERLQSSHPTIVLSARAELDVPLKPQTHYEKNLQLLKKDLENLRQEGYATFVLSQSEGQKERMTEVLSETEVGVVVGILSSGFLLQDAHLAVFTEKDIFGREPRRRRPKFKAGIPIESLLTLKPGDIVVHTDYGIARFEGIERVNVRGAESDCLFLKYAGADKIFVPIENMHLVQRYVGSHERPPALTKLGTKSWEKTKNKARKAVLDMTRELLDIYAARAAMKGMASPEDVPWQAELEASFVFDETEDQLETLAEIKKDMESERPMDRLICGEVGYGKTEVALRAAFKAVMAEKQVALLAPTTILAQQHYNTFCERLKRFPIRCEVISRFKTSAEQKRLLRELSEEKIEIIIGTHRLLSDDIVFSDLGLLIIDEEQRFGVRHKEKIKKLRKLVDVLTMSATPIPRTLYMSLVGVRDMSTIDTAPKGRLSVHTEVSPWDEELIVEYILREIDRGGQVYFVHNRVQTIDSMASFIHGLLPQLKIGVAHGQMRERELESVIVDFLDRCYDVLITSTIIESGMDIPNVNTMIINRGDKFGLAQLHQLRGRVGRSDRRAYCLILIPKGRRITREARERLSAILSYRELGSGYKLALRDLEIRGAGNLLGPEQHGYIHAVGYDLYCQLLAETVSELKGELPERKVITSISLDCDAYIPNSYIPDAQHKIALYKRLVAISSEQRLAEIRDELVDRFGPAPEVCQNLLDGVEVRILASKLGIRRVALSGRWAELHFEKSFDPGSETMGRVLKSWPAPIQFFTERGLMMRVALGDEGLKRFNIIKKLLHLLE
- a CDS encoding PD-(D/E)XK nuclease family protein, whose protein sequence is MELSHSKVQMYLSCPQRYKFHYVDRLPEKPHANLEFGKLIHEVLEFLHNPRNMKTPALEELMEEFEKRWSKLPETEGMADYKPLGIKMLEDYYQVYVPLEEEVLAVEQRFRLPLENHTLVGVLDRVSRSKDGTILITDYKTSKTLPTQPEVDKDPQMTIYHHFAHDLYPGRPILMRLHFLKFDFLFETKPTDEAWTAAKKRVLGAASAIESGQFDPTPGGLCKYCDYMNLCPAMKHLFKSEDEQTEVFDGIDIKDTVREYIRLKEIVRTSNAQVDELATKIEGYMGVEGYTRLFVDNIVMSQVKTRRPKWDEERLIEVLNNLGLVEEVQGVREDMVNKLLDSDAISAEQKRELESCREIRFSYSLRYKFKGEDKD
- a CDS encoding VWA domain-containing protein, with protein sequence MTFLNPLFLLGVTAGIIPFLIHLLYRRRLKVIEFSSLEFLKRIEGRKTRWFRIREMLLLILRCLAVVLLAIAISRPILKSTSFGSLSSHARASSVFILDNSYSMGRVGKGKSSFSRAKTTAEEILKLMDKGDEASLILASDISRLVFENPVHDKHLLRSAIMDAELSSRYTDFRPSLEIAMTMLQGSRNLNREMYLFTDMQRSGFESLSRGGIHGGKGKRLYVFDSGMTGDGHNVALEDLVLTDPLIFERGRVEFIATLRNYSPRDVNVSLHSRLDGREMGVKEVPIPATSSRTVELAFSVEEPGLHHLRVEIGRDDLTADNYRFTSFEIPGEIKVALISDRRLTKRGYVETALSPQKGLSMFNPKTFSKGELPSIDLKDYSVIALLGVSSLTSADVLRLTNFVQKGGGLFMALGPSADIHFYNSVLLPKLSSARVRQGQPATKDKTFFLRITYSDYTHPVFSQFKDKDKGDLSIARVYNRLVCTGTSGVIARFSDGTPFIIESSAGKGKVFLSTIPLDGSSSDLPLKAIYVPLIHRIFRYPSLGEEGDYNVNVGERLSLSVSGLEGIVCKPPDGRPVRIKPRVRSGRMYAEYEDTEEPGIYTMAVSDSNLAYFAVNPVSKESDVSRAEEEEVRALLAELSPQFLGRGEKPGSSIFDVRLGVELTNPLIILVLIVLVAEMFIAGRWRGTAAPGM
- a CDS encoding DUF58 domain-containing protein; this encodes MPVEQSYRRFLNPEVVTKLKGLDLKARLVVEGFLTGLHKSPYRGFSVEFTEHRQYMQGDEIRRIDWKVWGKTDRYYIKEYEEETNMKGYVLLDASGSMAYSSGAISKLEYSSLLAASLSFLLLQQQDSVGLITFDTKIRRYIPPRSTALHLHNILKELDSLSAGGETNVSVTFHELAERIKRRGLIIVISDLLDDPREVLLSLKHFRHKKHEVIVFHVLDKYELEFPFQKSAIFRDMETNEEIPVHPQHLRREYRQRVRAFMESYKRRCRENSIDYVPIDTSTPYGFALTSYLAKRKRLH
- a CDS encoding MoxR family ATPase; the protein is MTENEKDVQAVKKLREARQKIEKEIEKVIVGQKVVIDQLLTALLANGHCLIVGVPGLAKTMLVNTLSQVLSLSFNRIQFTPDLMPSDITGTDIIDEDTATGKRSFRFAKGPIFANIILADEINRTPPKTQAALLQAMQECEVTAGGNTYPLDLPFFVFATQNPIEQEGTYPLPEAQLDRFMFNIYIDYPNPSEEEEIVRTTTSAYEASLQTVLDSQEILELQRLVRRVPVSDHVVKYAVNMVSMTRPNSDGAPKYINDWVAWGAGPRASQYLILGAKTRAVLDGRYTPSKDDVRDVAMPVLRHRVLTNFNAEADGIASTDIVDRIIQDLHKKES